A window of Paenibacillus sp. 19GGS1-52 contains these coding sequences:
- a CDS encoding recombinase family protein yields MAIAIYTRVSTVSQLDGTSPNEQLQLCKKKAYSLGFYDSNIRIYQEGSSGEDIDTRIELTKLREDVADGIVTAVICTHPDRFSRDLTDKLIVCRELEKDSSKLYFTDAEFADTPEGNLFFNVMSCIAAYELALIRKRTVRGRIAKVRDSKKIMPMRVAPFGYDKDNEGQLIINETERVYVQMIYEWYVLEKLTLRQIGERLYGTVMPKRAESPNWSATSIRNILTSELYIGKYYYNRRATKKIRGEVTASGKPKKTYEFREKKDWLVVEIPPIIDSNMWEMAQKQRVQNTTNRHVGNRKYEYLLKSILKCGHCGRAYDATTYSSKMNLDTGIKDKSRSYRCPNKAPKKYGPEIHKCVVPSFNAEVLENYIWGQVLEIAMTPEKFITKINNKDESSLSVVKEKVDMLEKELRKKENALFKVDSLFFETESDTDVERYDNYRKRYINEIQSVKEEIESYRFKMESFKMEELSNEQITFMVNKLRNELIDGTEVSFETKRKLIEMLFDEIIITLEEDNSENPVDGINVNITSIGLFDKLYQEVDYSGVCSQPQKIRQYR; encoded by the coding sequence ATGGCTATTGCTATATATACTCGTGTTTCTACTGTCAGTCAATTGGATGGTACCAGTCCTAATGAACAGTTGCAGTTATGCAAAAAGAAGGCGTACAGTTTAGGCTTTTATGATTCAAACATTCGCATCTATCAGGAAGGAAGTAGTGGCGAGGATATTGATACGAGAATAGAACTTACAAAACTAAGGGAAGATGTAGCGGATGGTATTGTGACTGCTGTAATTTGTACACACCCTGACCGATTCAGCCGTGATCTTACTGACAAGTTAATTGTTTGTCGTGAGTTAGAGAAAGATAGCTCGAAATTGTATTTTACAGACGCTGAGTTTGCTGATACTCCAGAAGGTAATTTATTTTTTAATGTTATGTCATGTATCGCTGCTTATGAACTGGCTTTAATTCGAAAAAGAACTGTGCGTGGACGGATAGCAAAGGTTAGAGACTCTAAGAAAATTATGCCAATGAGAGTTGCGCCTTTTGGGTATGACAAAGACAATGAAGGGCAATTGATAATAAATGAAACAGAGAGAGTATATGTTCAAATGATTTATGAATGGTATGTATTGGAAAAACTAACCCTAAGACAAATTGGTGAAAGATTGTACGGTACAGTGATGCCTAAACGTGCTGAAAGTCCAAACTGGAGTGCAACTAGTATCAGAAATATATTAACCTCTGAATTATATATTGGTAAGTATTACTATAATCGTAGAGCTACTAAGAAAATTCGTGGAGAAGTGACAGCAAGTGGGAAACCTAAAAAGACATACGAATTCAGGGAGAAAAAAGATTGGTTAGTGGTCGAGATTCCACCAATCATTGATTCTAATATGTGGGAAATGGCTCAGAAACAAAGAGTTCAAAATACAACTAACAGGCACGTAGGTAATAGAAAGTATGAATATTTACTAAAATCAATATTAAAATGTGGACACTGTGGCAGAGCTTACGATGCGACAACGTACTCCTCCAAAATGAATTTGGATACAGGGATTAAAGATAAGTCGCGGAGTTATCGTTGTCCCAATAAAGCTCCAAAAAAATATGGACCGGAAATCCATAAGTGTGTTGTTCCATCATTTAATGCCGAAGTATTAGAAAACTATATTTGGGGACAGGTTCTCGAAATTGCCATGACACCTGAGAAGTTCATTACAAAAATTAATAATAAAGATGAAAGTTCCCTGTCAGTTGTAAAGGAAAAGGTTGATATGCTCGAGAAGGAACTTAGAAAAAAGGAAAATGCTTTATTTAAAGTGGATTCCTTATTCTTCGAGACGGAATCTGATACGGATGTTGAACGCTATGATAACTATCGAAAACGATATATTAATGAAATTCAATCTGTGAAAGAAGAGATTGAATCATATCGGTTCAAAATGGAGTCCTTTAAAATGGAGGAGCTTAGTAATGAGCAGATCACCTTCATGGTGAATAAGCTCAGAAATGAACTCATTGATGGAACTGAAGTTAGCTTTGAAACTAAAAGGAAATTAATAGAGATGCTTTTCGATGAAATAATCATTACACTTGAAGAAGATAATTCAGAGAATCCTGTAGATGGTATTAATGTGAATATTACGTCAATTGGTTTGTTTGATAAGCTATATCAGGAGGTTGATTACTCGGGAGTTTGTTCACAACCTCAAAAAATTCGACAATACAGGTGA
- a CDS encoding IS3 family transposase has product MSKKRFTEEEREQMSKNRYVVRVSDKAITYADEFKQLFIDQYMTGKTPREIFEAHGFNVSVMGMKRIEQSADRWKKAYEQGGIVGLSDSRKEATGRPLQRELSPDEVIAKQEARIRLLESQVDLLKKLDTKERLLVAKGMNLSKTKLFELIKNAVDQGLGRMTGYICKLLNVSRSGYYSYLGSADTRLERTRSDAKAGDYIKKAFHRRGYKKGSRSIKMVLENEFGILYNLKKIRRLMKKFNIVCPHRKPNPYKRMAKATKEHRTLPNRLQRDFKKGIPGLGLLTDITYLPHGRSEIAYLSTLLDASTGEILSYNVSNRLTLDIATDTIDALMKQKRVKLHKDVFIHSDQGSHYTSPTYQALLKKYGIGQSMSRRGNCWDNAPQESFFGHLKDHVDHRSCRSLQELQFEIDRYIRYYNHHRYQWGLKKMTPVQYRNHLLLVS; this is encoded by the coding sequence ATGAGTAAGAAGCGATTTACAGAAGAAGAACGTGAACAGATGTCAAAGAACAGATACGTCGTTAGAGTGAGTGACAAGGCGATAACCTATGCGGATGAATTTAAGCAGTTATTTATTGACCAATACATGACAGGCAAAACCCCAAGAGAGATCTTCGAAGCTCACGGATTTAACGTGAGTGTAATGGGTATGAAGCGAATCGAACAGTCTGCTGACCGCTGGAAGAAAGCCTATGAACAAGGAGGGATTGTAGGACTATCCGACTCTCGAAAGGAAGCCACTGGGCGTCCTTTGCAGCGGGAGCTATCCCCGGATGAAGTCATTGCAAAGCAAGAAGCGAGGATTAGACTGCTCGAATCTCAAGTCGATTTGTTAAAAAAGCTAGACACGAAAGAAAGGTTGCTGGTAGCCAAAGGAATGAATCTAAGCAAAACTAAGTTATTCGAACTCATTAAGAACGCTGTGGATCAAGGTCTAGGACGTATGACAGGCTACATTTGCAAGTTGCTTAACGTTTCTCGTTCGGGATACTATAGCTACTTAGGTTCCGCAGATACACGCTTGGAGCGAACTCGTTCAGATGCTAAAGCGGGAGACTACATCAAGAAGGCTTTCCACCGAAGAGGATACAAGAAGGGCTCGCGCTCTATCAAGATGGTTCTAGAGAACGAGTTTGGCATCCTTTATAACCTGAAGAAAATCCGCAGGCTTATGAAGAAATTCAACATCGTATGCCCGCATAGAAAACCTAACCCCTATAAGCGTATGGCGAAGGCTACGAAGGAACATCGGACCCTTCCAAACCGTCTGCAAAGGGATTTTAAAAAGGGTATTCCGGGTCTGGGGTTGCTTACCGACATCACCTATCTCCCGCATGGTCGCTCGGAGATCGCGTATTTATCGACCCTGCTAGATGCCTCGACGGGCGAGATCCTCTCTTACAACGTATCTAACCGGCTCACATTAGATATTGCCACGGACACGATTGACGCTCTCATGAAACAAAAACGTGTGAAGTTACACAAAGATGTCTTCATCCACTCCGATCAAGGCAGCCATTACACGAGTCCAACCTACCAAGCACTGCTGAAGAAGTATGGGATAGGTCAGTCGATGTCCAGGCGTGGGAATTGTTGGGACAATGCCCCTCAAGAATCATTCTTCGGCCATTTAAAAGATCATGTGGATCACCGCAGTTGCCGATCTTTACAAGAGCTACAGTTTGAAATTGATCGCTATATCCGTTATTACAACCACCACAGATATCAATGGGGTTTAAAAAAGATGACCCCTGTTCAATACAGGAATCACCTATTGTTAGTTTCCTAA
- the sigK gene encoding RNA polymerase sporulation sigma factor SigK, whose amino-acid sequence MVCLISYIRRLITREFVHNLKKFDNTGEDMEDLISIGTIGLIKAIESYRPNKGTKLATFAARCIENEILMHLRSLKKTRKDVSLHDPIGTDKEGNEITLIDILGSGADDLLITVDLNIEKSKIYRNLEILDDREKEVVVGRFGLDTGGEERTQREIAKELGISRSYVSRIEKRALMKLYHEFYKVKR is encoded by the coding sequence TTGGTTTGTTTGATAAGCTATATCAGGAGGTTGATTACTCGGGAGTTTGTTCACAACCTCAAAAAATTCGACAATACAGGTGAGGATATGGAAGATTTGATCTCCATAGGGACGATTGGACTCATAAAGGCTATTGAAAGCTACCGCCCCAACAAGGGAACCAAGCTGGCTACTTTTGCTGCCCGTTGTATCGAGAACGAAATCCTCATGCACTTAAGATCGTTGAAAAAGACCCGTAAAGATGTGTCCCTACACGACCCGATCGGAACGGACAAGGAAGGTAATGAAATCACGTTGATAGATATTTTAGGTTCGGGAGCCGACGATCTGCTGATTACAGTAGATCTTAACATTGAGAAGAGCAAGATATACCGCAACCTGGAGATTTTGGACGATAGAGAGAAGGAAGTTGTGGTTGGGCGGTTTGGGCTGGATACTGGCGGGGAAGAGCGAACGCAAAGGGAGATTGCGAAGGAGCTGGGCATCTCGCGGAGTTATGTGTCGCGGATAGAAAAGAGGGCGCTCATGAAGTTGTATCATGAGTTTTATAAGGTGAAGCGGTGA
- a CDS encoding zinc-binding dehydrogenase: protein MPAHLSFKEAAAVPLSALTIVQALAILDTRPGDKLFIPGGTGGFGQIVVPYAKSQGLFVTVSGSGSARALAERLGVDEFIDYITQDYTDMLTGYDYVIDPRGAGEFSKQMKILKPGSKLLSLNAGPNARFANQSTDLATAKKILFSLLGAPFDGIAKWQKKSYDFLYVQPNGQQLAAFTQYLEKTNIKPVIDSEYPFDQVNAAIAKIATGHSQGKVLLNVEDGGE, encoded by the coding sequence ATGCCAGCCCATCTTTCCTTTAAAGAAGCAGCGGCCGTGCCATTGTCTGCTTTGACGATCGTCCAGGCGCTAGCTATTTTAGATACACGTCCAGGCGATAAATTATTTATCCCTGGGGGTACGGGTGGATTTGGTCAGATTGTCGTCCCTTATGCGAAGTCACAGGGACTGTTCGTGACTGTTAGTGGTAGTGGATCAGCACGTGCCTTGGCGGAGCGACTCGGGGTAGATGAGTTTATCGACTATATAACACAGGACTATACTGACATGCTGACAGGCTATGATTACGTTATTGATCCCCGGGGCGCTGGTGAATTTAGCAAACAAATGAAGATACTGAAGCCCGGTAGTAAATTACTGTCGTTAAACGCTGGTCCCAATGCCCGTTTCGCTAATCAAAGCACAGACTTGGCAACAGCGAAGAAAATCCTCTTCAGTTTACTGGGAGCACCTTTTGATGGAATTGCCAAATGGCAAAAGAAAAGTTATGACTTCTTATACGTACAGCCGAATGGTCAGCAATTAGCAGCTTTCACACAGTATCTTGAAAAAACAAACATTAAGCCGGTGATTGATTCCGAGTACCCCTTTGACCAAGTGAATGCCGCGATTGCTAAGATTGCGACAGGGCATAGCCAAGGGAAAGTTTTGTTAAACGTAGAGGATGGAGGTGAATAA
- a CDS encoding alcohol dehydrogenase catalytic domain-containing protein gives MRYSKILEAQINSIPVPLITPTQVLIKTMAAGVDPHLVLAITGKVKLFDHYDFPLTLGNELAGVVIEVGAGVMDFKVGDHVYTMPPLDKMGVCRICRSRCGDCG, from the coding sequence TTGCGGTATTCCAAAATACTGGAAGCGCAAATCAATAGTATCCCTGTTCCATTGATCACACCTACGCAGGTTTTAATCAAGACTATGGCAGCTGGTGTCGATCCACACCTTGTCTTGGCGATTACAGGCAAAGTGAAGTTGTTTGATCATTACGACTTTCCACTGACTCTGGGTAACGAACTTGCTGGAGTGGTGATCGAAGTCGGCGCCGGTGTCATGGATTTTAAGGTCGGTGATCACGTGTACACCATGCCACCGCTAGATAAGATGGGGGTTTGCCGAATATGTCGCAGTAGATGCGGAGATTGTGGCTAA
- a CDS encoding TetR/AcrR family transcriptional regulator, producing MIKEFIEEERVGNKMAKITQELIIETAEALMERTEKSEVTLTQIADELGITHAALYKHFKNKQELWAAVSKSWFNRMISEQIQIDMTNSANPKELLHDWLWAFANAKKRAYNENPKMFALNTQYVDSNPLVLRDVLWDSYQIIDGIMDYHDPRFERAEAILSAFAVFSLPSFKDSWNSPDYQDRFERIWRLIKQGL from the coding sequence ATGATTAAGGAATTTATTGAAGAAGAAAGGGTTGGCAACAAGATGGCTAAAATCACACAAGAGCTCATTATTGAAACAGCCGAGGCATTAATGGAGCGCACGGAAAAATCCGAAGTGACGCTCACCCAAATTGCAGATGAATTAGGTATCACCCACGCAGCGCTCTATAAACACTTTAAAAATAAGCAAGAGCTCTGGGCAGCAGTCTCTAAGAGCTGGTTCAACCGGATGATTTCAGAACAAATCCAAATAGATATGACTAACTCGGCTAATCCAAAGGAATTACTCCACGATTGGCTCTGGGCATTTGCTAATGCCAAAAAACGCGCCTATAACGAGAATCCCAAGATGTTTGCCTTGAATACGCAATACGTGGACAGCAATCCACTCGTATTACGTGACGTTCTCTGGGATTCCTACCAAATTATTGACGGCATCATGGATTATCACGATCCCCGCTTCGAACGGGCAGAGGCGATTCTCTCCGCGTTTGCAGTGTTTAGTCTCCCCTCTTTTAAAGATTCATGGAATTCCCCGGACTACCAGGACAGGTTTGAGCGTATCTGGCGTTTAATCAAACAGGGGCTTTGA
- a CDS encoding alkene reductase, translating into MGEMWSNTKIGNLELPHRLAMAPMTRSRAEEDGTPGELSSLYYAQRASMGLLITEGAQPSDDGQGYLWSPGIYTDKHIEGWKKVTDAVHEAGGYMYIQLMHAGRMSHPDNTPHHRQPVAPSAIAPGVQMFTATGMQDIPVPRELSKEDIQTTISDFRKAAAAAIEAGADGVEIHGANGYLINQFIGENSNTRTDEYGRSIENRARFAIEVTKAVAQEIGADRTGFRISPGTPLGGIQDGEQGPELYLYLVKELAQLDLAYLHVMHLGNEELLKDIRSIWTNPLLVNRAGRALEDLSIDLDKGLADMVPVGVWSLANPDLVERLKSGAPINEVDPTTFFGIGSKGYTDYPTLKELEAQKG; encoded by the coding sequence GTGGGGGAAATGTGGAGTAATACGAAAATTGGAAATCTGGAATTACCACATCGCTTGGCGATGGCGCCAATGACACGCAGCAGAGCGGAAGAGGACGGTACACCGGGAGAATTAAGCTCCCTGTATTATGCCCAAAGAGCATCGATGGGACTCCTTATTACAGAAGGTGCACAACCATCCGATGACGGTCAAGGGTACTTATGGTCACCTGGCATTTACACGGATAAGCATATCGAAGGGTGGAAGAAGGTTACGGATGCAGTGCATGAAGCAGGTGGATATATGTACATCCAATTAATGCATGCCGGTCGCATGTCGCATCCTGACAACACCCCCCATCATCGTCAACCCGTTGCACCATCTGCTATTGCTCCCGGGGTTCAAATGTTTACGGCCACAGGAATGCAGGACATACCTGTTCCGCGCGAATTAAGTAAGGAGGATATTCAAACGACCATTTCCGATTTCCGAAAAGCAGCAGCAGCAGCTATTGAAGCCGGTGCGGATGGCGTTGAAATTCACGGAGCAAATGGATATCTCATTAATCAATTCATCGGAGAAAATTCCAACACACGGACGGATGAATATGGGCGATCTATTGAGAATCGTGCCCGTTTTGCCATTGAAGTCACCAAAGCCGTCGCCCAAGAGATTGGAGCAGATAGAACAGGCTTCCGTATTTCGCCAGGGACACCTCTTGGGGGGATTCAAGATGGTGAACAAGGTCCTGAACTGTATCTCTATCTTGTAAAAGAGTTAGCTCAACTGGATTTAGCTTACCTCCATGTGATGCATCTCGGAAACGAAGAACTACTTAAGGATATTCGTTCCATTTGGACAAATCCACTTTTAGTAAATCGGGCTGGACGTGCTCTGGAAGATCTAAGTATCGATCTTGATAAGGGTCTGGCTGATATGGTACCTGTCGGTGTATGGTCATTAGCTAATCCGGATTTAGTAGAGCGGCTTAAATCAGGAGCTCCAATAAATGAAGTAGATCCTACAACTTTCTTCGGAATCGGAAGCAAGGGATATACGGACTATCCAACATTGAAAGAATTGGAAGCTCAGAAGGGCTAA
- a CDS encoding SDR family NAD(P)-dependent oxidoreductase, whose translation MDQYAEQLNKMGIEAQGFAADITNKMQLIRAFGEIKNTFGTIDVMEFSPHSGNVSTTSVLDTTDESALQIFNNVVIGASNSARQVIPDMTEQGEWALLFTSDLSAMSPSLMFGNSGIAMSGLRNYILNLHDRLHPFGVFVGHLSISPLIKKGTGFDPDQVAETWYNLYEKRTEVEDTFPKGILQYIS comes from the coding sequence TTGGATCAATATGCTGAGCAGCTAAATAAGATGGGCATTGAAGCTCAGGGTTTTGCTGCCGATATTACAAACAAAATGCAGCTTATCAGGGCTTTTGGGGAAATTAAGAATACATTCGGTACAATAGATGTCATGGAGTTTAGCCCGCATAGTGGAAATGTTTCTACGACATCTGTTCTGGATACGACAGATGAGAGCGCACTTCAAATTTTCAACAATGTTGTAATTGGAGCCAGCAATTCAGCAAGACAAGTCATTCCAGACATGACTGAACAAGGTGAATGGGCACTTCTTTTTACGAGCGATCTTTCGGCAATGAGTCCGAGCCTCATGTTTGGAAATTCAGGCATAGCTATGTCTGGGTTAAGAAACTATATTCTTAATTTACATGATCGTTTACATCCTTTTGGAGTATTTGTTGGACATCTGTCTATTAGTCCTTTGATCAAGAAAGGTACAGGTTTTGATCCTGATCAGGTTGCAGAAACTTGGTACAATCTTTATGAGAAAAGAACAGAGGTAGAGGATACTTTTCCCAAGGGCATCTTGCAATATATATCTTAA
- a CDS encoding NADP-dependent oxidoreductase, whose product MKAAQITKYSKKFKVEVNDIPIPEISDNEVLVKVKAAAVNHLELLIATGSVKLIQDYEFPLVLGNELTGVIEKVGKNVHEFKVGDAIYSRLPLHKIGAFAEYAAISADAIGHLPANLDFVTGAAAPLTGLTAYQGLHEQLAAKAGESVFIPGGSGSFGQMAIPIAKSMGLRVIVSGNPQARERTMAAGADQYIDYTTENYWEQLRDVDYVMDTLGPSEFDHELSIIKAGGRLLSLRTGPNKRFAEAMRLPGWKQKLFSIAGAKYDYKAKKKKVQYHFIFVRSDGEQLKKITKIIEDNGIVPAVDPTEFHIEDINEALKLLATGHPKGKVIIRF is encoded by the coding sequence ATGAAAGCAGCACAGATCACCAAATATTCAAAAAAGTTCAAAGTAGAAGTCAACGATATTCCAATCCCGGAAATAAGTGATAACGAAGTCTTGGTCAAGGTGAAGGCAGCAGCGGTTAATCATTTGGAATTGCTTATCGCTACCGGAAGCGTGAAGCTGATCCAGGATTATGAGTTTCCACTGGTACTCGGTAACGAGCTGACGGGTGTTATTGAGAAGGTCGGTAAGAACGTCCATGAATTTAAAGTTGGTGATGCCATTTATTCACGCCTGCCACTACACAAAATCGGTGCTTTTGCTGAGTACGCGGCGATTAGTGCAGATGCTATCGGGCACTTACCTGCTAATCTGGATTTTGTGACTGGTGCTGCTGCGCCATTAACAGGATTGACTGCCTATCAAGGGTTACATGAACAATTAGCTGCTAAAGCTGGCGAAAGCGTGTTTATTCCTGGAGGTTCGGGTTCATTTGGCCAAATGGCCATTCCTATCGCCAAAAGCATGGGGCTGAGGGTCATCGTTAGTGGAAATCCGCAAGCGCGTGAACGGACAATGGCGGCTGGAGCAGACCAATATATTGATTACACGACGGAGAACTACTGGGAACAACTTCGTGATGTAGATTATGTGATGGATACACTGGGACCAAGCGAATTTGATCATGAACTTTCAATTATTAAAGCAGGCGGCCGTCTTCTTTCTCTGCGGACCGGTCCTAACAAACGTTTCGCCGAAGCCATGCGCTTGCCGGGATGGAAACAAAAGCTCTTCAGCATTGCCGGGGCTAAGTATGATTACAAAGCGAAGAAAAAGAAGGTTCAATATCATTTTATCTTTGTCCGCAGTGATGGAGAACAATTAAAGAAAATTACTAAGATTATTGAGGATAACGGAATTGTACCAGCGGTGGACCCGACAGAATTCCACATTGAAGATATCAATGAAGCACTAAAGCTTCTTGCTACAGGCCATCCTAAAGGAAAAGTCATTATCCGATTTTAA
- a CDS encoding alpha/beta hydrolase, whose product MIAQELLAIEPRLVRKLILSGTGPRGGKGIENVTKLSDRDLMRAIFTLRDIKTYLFFTRTDNGKQKAKEFLVRIKERKEARDKIISFKGYRRQLKAIHEWGMAEPADLSGITQPTLVVNGDNDRMVPTPNSDDLVQRIPNSKLIIYKDSGHGGIFQNHDEFVKSVLAFLDK is encoded by the coding sequence ATGATTGCCCAAGAACTCTTGGCCATCGAACCAAGACTTGTTCGTAAACTTATTTTGTCAGGAACTGGTCCTCGTGGTGGTAAAGGCATTGAGAATGTTACGAAACTTTCTGATCGTGATTTGATGCGTGCCATCTTCACGTTGAGAGATATTAAAACCTATTTATTCTTCACGCGAACAGATAATGGCAAACAGAAAGCAAAAGAATTTTTGGTACGTATCAAAGAACGCAAAGAGGCACGAGATAAGATAATTAGTTTCAAAGGATATCGTAGACAACTCAAGGCTATCCACGAATGGGGAATGGCAGAACCTGCTGATTTGTCAGGAATTACGCAACCTACACTTGTAGTAAACGGTGACAATGACAGAATGGTACCAACACCAAACTCCGATGATTTGGTTCAACGGATTCCAAATAGCAAGCTCATTATTTATAAAGATTCCGGTCACGGTGGGATTTTTCAAAATCATGATGAATTTGTGAAATCAGTCTTAGCATTTTTAGATAAATAA
- a CDS encoding alpha/beta hydrolase, translated as MTTNYSYVEAPNVSIKTANGTVYAYRELGEKMGIPVIFFTHLSANLDNWDPRVVDGIAKKHWVIAFDNKGVGLSSGKVPDTIEQMARDALTFVHTLGFEQIDILSFSMGG; from the coding sequence ATGACAACAAACTATTCATATGTAGAAGCACCAAATGTAAGTATTAAGACGGCTAATGGAACAGTTTACGCATACCGTGAACTAGGAGAGAAAATGGGTATCCCAGTCATTTTTTTCACTCATCTATCTGCTAATCTCGACAACTGGGATCCACGCGTAGTGGATGGTATTGCCAAAAAGCATTGGGTCATTGCATTTGATAATAAGGGTGTTGGACTTTCTAGTGGGAAAGTTCCAGATACGATTGAACAAATGGCAAGAGATGCGTTGACGTTCGTTCATACATTGGGATTTGAGCAAATCGATATTTTATCATTTTCTATGGGGGGATGA
- a CDS encoding SDR family oxidoreductase yields the protein MNISEQVAFVTGANRGLGRQLTLELLSRGAKVYAGARNPETLDIPGVIPVKLDVTKPDEVAAAAILAKDVTLLINNAGSSTGASLLEGDMEKIQLEFDTHFFGTLSMVRSFAPVIEKNGGGSILNILSALSWFSSGTAGAYAAAKAAEWALTNDLRLNLYPHNVRVAGLHVGFMETDMTTGIDAPKSNPADIAKIAIDGIESGSFEILADDTSRMIQGGLAGGVSALYPQLS from the coding sequence ATGAACATTTCTGAACAAGTAGCATTTGTTACTGGAGCAAACAGAGGTCTTGGCCGCCAGCTTACCCTTGAACTTCTATCTAGAGGGGCTAAAGTTTATGCTGGTGCAAGAAATCCGGAGACCCTTGATATTCCAGGTGTTATACCTGTAAAGCTTGATGTTACAAAACCAGACGAGGTAGCAGCAGCTGCCATCCTTGCTAAGGATGTTACGCTTTTAATCAACAATGCAGGATCATCAACAGGCGCATCTTTGCTGGAAGGGGATATGGAAAAAATACAATTGGAATTTGATACGCATTTCTTCGGTACGCTATCCATGGTTCGTTCTTTTGCACCGGTTATTGAAAAAAACGGGGGAGGATCGATTTTGAATATTCTTTCCGCATTATCTTGGTTTAGTTCGGGAACGGCGGGTGCTTATGCAGCTGCGAAGGCTGCAGAATGGGCATTGACGAACGATTTACGTTTAAACTTGTATCCTCATAATGTTAGAGTAGCAGGATTACATGTAGGCTTTATGGAGACAGATATGACAACCGGTATAGATGCTCCCAAATCGAACCCTGCTGATATCGCAAAAATAGCTATTGATGGTATAGAATCAGGCAGCTTTGAAATTCTTGCTGATGATACCAGCCGGATGATACAAGGTGGACTTGCAGGTGGCGTTTCTGCGTTATACCCACAACTTTCGTAA
- a CDS encoding response regulator transcription factor, with amino-acid sequence MTKTILVVDDDRDIVRLIADGLKYEQFEIKPAYSGSEALESVHKGGIDFVILDIMMPGKDGLEVCRIIREQYNTPILFLSARDREMDKIIGIEIGADDYMTKPFSLSELASRVKAYFRKMERMHKEWESRQEEYPGKSSSIHTKGALVLNEVTYEAQLGGSKLDLSTKEFQILLYLLGRPNQVLTREQIYESVWGDEYGDMNTVTVHIKNIRKKLGAYAECIKTVWGVGYKFVLEGLMS; translated from the coding sequence ATGACAAAAACGATTTTGGTCGTCGATGATGACAGGGATATTGTAAGACTGATAGCGGACGGGCTGAAATATGAGCAATTCGAGATCAAACCGGCATATTCGGGTTCCGAAGCTTTGGAGTCTGTGCACAAGGGCGGCATAGATTTTGTCATTCTGGATATTATGATGCCAGGAAAGGATGGCTTGGAGGTATGCCGTATCATCCGCGAACAGTACAACACACCCATTCTGTTCCTTAGTGCAAGGGATCGGGAAATGGATAAGATTATCGGGATTGAAATCGGTGCCGATGATTATATGACGAAGCCCTTCAGCCTCAGTGAGCTGGCCTCCAGGGTCAAAGCATATTTCCGCAAAATGGAACGGATGCATAAGGAATGGGAGAGCAGACAGGAGGAATATCCGGGCAAAAGCTCGTCCATTCATACAAAAGGCGCGCTGGTATTGAATGAAGTGACCTATGAAGCGCAACTGGGCGGCAGCAAGCTGGACTTATCGACGAAGGAGTTTCAGATCCTTCTCTATCTGCTTGGACGTCCTAATCAGGTGCTGACCCGGGAGCAGATCTACGAGAGTGTATGGGGCGATGAGTATGGGGACATGAATACGGTGACGGTGCATATCAAGAATATCCGCAAAAAACTGGGCGCCTATGCCGAGTGCATTAAAACGGTATGGGGCGTGGGCTATAAATTTGTTCTTGAGGGCTTGATGTCATGA